The following proteins are co-located in the Haloplanus sp. HW8-1 genome:
- a CDS encoding Lrp/AsnC family transcriptional regulator: MADDDIDDVDRAILHALQADARNTSSGDIAERTGTSDSTVRKRIHRLESAGIIKGYSADVDYQRSGYPLRMLLFCTASIPERGELVSEILDIDGVVSVQERVTGERNLLVTAVGESDSDITPVAQELLDMGLTVADEVLVRSHETTPFGEFDRD, encoded by the coding sequence ATGGCCGACGACGACATCGACGACGTGGACCGAGCGATCCTCCACGCGCTACAGGCGGACGCGCGGAACACGTCGTCGGGGGATATCGCGGAGCGAACCGGCACCTCGGACAGTACGGTCCGCAAGCGCATTCACCGCCTCGAATCGGCCGGGATCATCAAAGGGTACAGCGCCGACGTCGACTACCAGCGGTCGGGGTATCCGCTCCGGATGCTCCTGTTCTGTACCGCTTCGATTCCCGAACGCGGGGAACTCGTCTCGGAGATTCTGGACATCGACGGCGTCGTCTCCGTCCAGGAACGGGTCACGGGCGAGCGGAACCTGCTCGTCACCGCCGTCGGGGAGTCCGACAGCGACATCACCCCCGTCGCCCAGGAGCTCCTCGATATGGGGCTGACCGTCGCCGACGAGGTGCTCGTCCGGAGTCACGAGACGACGCCGTTCGGCGAGTTCGACCGCGACTGA